The proteins below are encoded in one region of Amycolatopsis magusensis:
- a CDS encoding glycosyltransferase family 2 protein, with amino-acid sequence MPIPAARGSLPALAPAEHWHQQTARALSGPAAHRRPPVIAVVRFVEAPRIESRFGHKGVDRVLEEVAWMLRPELSEQEHLAPDGHGGLVLTLRGAAAWQVRARLEGISTRLARLPVRLGDDHLAVTPVIGWADAADRPACTDPDQLAERAAEAVELATGQVDLVPRKWTPAAPARHTGRRSGGPLRTVLQALVTVLIGVVAPFTGLVLAYRAGLDLGTPAYLLVTISLVLTSVVIWVENLHALDPDRPPDTPAAPRPAASAIIPAYLPNEAATIVDTLHAFLRQDYDAPLQIILAYNTPRPLPVEEDLRALAAEDPRLVVMEVPYSTSKAQNVNAALEVVTGEFVGVFDADHHPAPDAFDRAWRWISHGADVVQGHCVIRNGSASWVSRTVAVEFESIYAVSHPGRTKLHGFGIFGGSNGFWRTQVLHETRMHGQMLTEDIDSSMRVLLSGRTVRNDPALVSRELAPATISALWKQRIRWAQGWFQVSRRHLRAALKSDELTARNKLGITFLLGWREVFPWLALQMIPVIAFIAWREGGVTEMDWFVPTFVLCTLYTLSAGPSQVLFAWRLAAPEVRRHPRWFLGYLVVSMFFYTEFKNHIARVAQLKELSGERKWAITPRQVPVRGEQL; translated from the coding sequence GTGCCGATTCCCGCCGCTCGCGGATCGCTGCCAGCGCTGGCACCGGCCGAACACTGGCACCAGCAGACCGCCCGCGCGCTCAGCGGACCCGCCGCCCACCGGCGGCCACCGGTGATCGCCGTGGTGCGGTTCGTCGAGGCACCGCGCATCGAATCCCGCTTCGGGCACAAGGGCGTGGACCGCGTCCTCGAAGAAGTCGCCTGGATGCTCCGGCCGGAGTTGTCCGAGCAGGAGCACCTGGCCCCGGACGGCCACGGCGGCCTGGTGCTGACCCTGCGCGGCGCGGCCGCCTGGCAGGTCCGCGCCCGGCTGGAGGGCATCTCCACCCGGCTGGCCCGGCTGCCGGTCCGCCTCGGGGACGACCACCTCGCGGTCACCCCGGTGATCGGCTGGGCCGACGCCGCCGACCGGCCCGCCTGCACCGACCCCGACCAGCTCGCCGAGCGCGCCGCCGAAGCGGTCGAACTGGCGACCGGCCAGGTGGACCTGGTCCCGCGCAAGTGGACGCCTGCCGCGCCGGCCCGGCACACCGGACGCCGCTCCGGCGGCCCGCTGCGCACCGTGCTCCAGGCGCTGGTCACCGTGCTGATCGGCGTGGTGGCACCGTTCACCGGGCTGGTGCTGGCCTACCGCGCCGGCCTCGACCTCGGCACCCCCGCCTACCTGCTGGTGACCATCTCGCTGGTGCTCACCTCGGTGGTGATCTGGGTGGAGAACCTGCACGCGCTGGACCCGGACCGGCCACCGGACACCCCCGCCGCACCGCGGCCCGCCGCCTCCGCGATCATCCCGGCCTACCTGCCGAACGAGGCCGCGACCATCGTGGACACGCTGCACGCGTTCCTGCGCCAGGACTACGACGCCCCGCTGCAGATCATCCTGGCCTACAACACCCCGCGCCCCCTGCCGGTCGAGGAGGACCTGCGGGCGCTGGCCGCCGAGGACCCGCGGCTGGTGGTGATGGAGGTGCCGTACTCGACCTCCAAGGCGCAGAACGTCAACGCCGCGCTCGAGGTGGTCACCGGCGAGTTCGTCGGCGTGTTCGACGCCGACCACCACCCCGCGCCCGACGCCTTCGACCGGGCCTGGCGGTGGATCTCCCACGGCGCCGACGTGGTGCAGGGCCACTGCGTGATCCGCAACGGCTCGGCGTCCTGGGTCTCGCGGACCGTCGCGGTGGAGTTCGAGTCGATCTACGCGGTCAGCCACCCCGGCCGCACCAAACTGCACGGCTTCGGCATCTTCGGCGGCTCCAACGGGTTCTGGCGCACCCAGGTGCTGCACGAAACCCGGATGCACGGCCAGATGCTGACCGAGGACATCGACTCCTCGATGCGCGTGCTGCTCTCCGGGCGGACCGTGCGCAACGACCCCGCGCTGGTCAGCCGGGAACTGGCGCCCGCCACCATCTCCGCGCTGTGGAAGCAGCGGATCCGCTGGGCGCAGGGCTGGTTCCAGGTCTCGCGGCGGCACCTGCGCGCCGCGCTGAAGTCCGACGAGCTGACCGCGCGCAACAAGCTCGGCATCACCTTCCTGCTCGGCTGGCGCGAGGTCTTCCCATGGCTGGCGCTGCAGATGATCCCGGTGATCGCGTTCATCGCCTGGCGCGAAGGCGGGGTCACCGAAATGGACTGGTTCGTGCCCACCTTCGTGCTCTGCACGCTCTACACCCTTTCCGCCGGGCCGAGCCAGGTGCTCTTCGCCTGGCGCCTGGCCGCGCCGGAGGTGCGCAGGCACCCGCGGTGGTTCCTCGGCTATCTCGTGGTTTCGATGTTCTTCTACACCGAGTTCAAGAACCACATCGCCCGCGTGGCGCAGCTGAAGGAACTCAGCGGGGAACGCAAGTGGGCCATCACCCCGCGGCAGGTGCCGGTGCGAGGTGAGCAGCTGTGA